In one window of Tubulanus polymorphus chromosome 3, tnTubPoly1.2, whole genome shotgun sequence DNA:
- the LOC141902269 gene encoding uncharacterized protein LOC141902269, with product MKSSIQQLDGYISAVYQEILENIVDRKEDGLHTRDGQDSQILDEGSRSCSPLSADIHTQSDYASIDADIPYSIGTNESHPYSCQFCQKAFTRLSHLKKHEQVHSDLLPFKCNYCNRLFRHKRSRDRHVKLHTGDKKHKCTKCDSAFARSDHLKIHLKSHDNGKPFRCTICSRGYTNSAALTSHMLFHKKYPSSSTSPSKRFKCTQFISETTQIETTSLIDTSINPLINYDKTQAYAELICEFCLKSGFSNKDVLDMHIQMVHAGKSKAPYLCPFCNAAYPTFYNLAEHVKILHEPLFSSKHPFQCDFCNKEFKSAEEMKHHKDKYHKLSSSTSSSVSSSAITCFCPACNISFTNQNTLADHVTLVHQNHTFQQRSPERKRSAEHLNSNNSPPQQLLKIPKIHVSPQLPEPTTQNNDELEIINCDQCGMKFYDQKLFKDHLRSHFTTSPVIAVPCESSSSATVTITTSPVTSTNNPTCPECRTDFTSQEDLETHLITHYLSSTTEYGCTSCLKLFSKPDELQKHLMDIHAHHLYRCSLCKEIFDSKVNVQVHFAIKHSNECKLYKCTLCSTIFRSEMEWQLHVKVQHLHISKPYRCLFCKDSFSTEMELQVHLTAHKKQYQCPLCSEAFHVEYQLDKHMHSKHSQDTNHDFKHQTSFESDIGNNRSHISPPRDREDDKFNCTVCDAKFADETTMLTHLSQSHSVLEINNSSVTVHSPTHSETTKSLDLTLPDKFSNACVYCNQTFKTKGELEKHMKVHATPSSLKCNICDEVFPSSNILAEHKLIHCKVVQGNVCVICKFTLKNESQFYFHSEQHGLQGTNMQCVICRQTLMSSVELNMHAKFHFQNSHSFFTCCVCLKTFSTKENLVAKLNSSGRAYYVCKPCYHGHDEEYQCTQCNKSFGTKTELDVHIKIHKKTYQCIKCQEAFNTEYEIQMHVATHMIQEGNVHECHICDQIFESPAKLQCHLIEHTFEGLKEFRCYVCHTVFTQPTAIQSHVLEHGISARKYSCIQCNQRFFFSAELQNHLFIHGIKVERGAAGSAAEIQCPDCEKVFPNVTELNVHHKTHNDKRIKCPMCPQSYIGILDLQQHFMKNHGDAAVMEKCYLQCPVCDKETNSFSSLYSHMKVHGTGKENRNSPMKFPINKQFNCSVCLKSFVKKSQMKEHMSSHFNQQFRCDVCDETFPQLRLLNHHHCTIHKDNDKIIGENNNSPSIGNESMSDGDQQAEINNRTNSDLQCPEQLNETFRIKTELIEYNEHLVQAAS from the exons ATGAAGAGTTCTATTCAACAGCTGGACGGATATATTTCAGCTGTTTATCAAGAGATATTAGAAAACATTGTTGATAGAAAAGAGGATGGACTTCACACGA gAGATGGTCAGGATTCACAGATTTTAGATGAAGGATCTCGTTCTTGTAGTCCACTATCCGCTGATATACACACACAATCCGACTACGCTTCAATAGACGCTGATATTCCCTACTCGATAGGAACCAATGAATCTCATCCTTATTCGTGTCAATTCTGTCAGAAAGCTTTTACTAGACTGAGCCATCTCAAAAAACACGAGCAA GTTCATTCCGATTTGTTACCGTTTAAATGTAACTACTGCAATCGGTTATTTCGTCACAAGCGAAGTCGTGATCGACACGTGAAATTGCATACCGGCGATAAAAAacataaatgtacaaaatgtgACTCGGCATTCGCCAG aagCGATCATTTAAAGATTCATTTGAAATCCCACGACAATGGTAAACCGTTCCGGTGTACAATATGTAGTCGTGGTTATACAAATTCGGCAGCTCTGACGTCACATATGTTATTCCATAAAAAATACCCGAGCAGCTCCACTTCACCTTCAAAAAGATTCAAATGTACTCAGT TCATTAGCGAAACGACACAAATCGAAACGACGAGTTTAATCGATACCTCGATCAATCCGCTGATTAATTACGATAAAACTCAAGCATACGCTGAACTGATTTGCGAATTTTGTCTTAAAAGTGGGTTTTCGAATAAGGATGTATTAGACATGCATATTCAGATGGTCCACGCCGGTAAATCTAAGGCACCGTATCTATGTCCGTTCTGTAACGCCGCCTATCCGACATTTTATAATCTCGCCGAACACGTGAAAATCCTACACGAACCGCTGTTCAGCTCTAAACATCCGTTTCAATGCGATTTCTGtaataaagaatttaaaagCGCCGAAGAAATGAAACATCACAAAGATAAATACCACAAACTTTCATCATCAACGTCATCGTCAGTTTCATCTTCAGCGATCACGTGTTTTTGTCCGGCTTGTAACATCTCTTTCACCAATCAGAATACGTTAGCCGATCACGTGACTTTAGTTCATCAGAATCATACGTTTCAACAGAGATCTCCTGAACGTAAGCGTTCCGCTGAACATCTCAACTCGAACAACTCCCCTCCTCAACAACTTctcaaaatacctaaaatacACGTATCTCCGCAGCTGCCGGAGCCAACCACTCAAAATAATGACGAATTAGAAATTATCAATTGCGATCAATGCGGCATGAAATTCTACGATCAGAAATTATTCAAAGATCATTTACGTAGTCATTTCACAACGAGTCCGGTAATAGCCGTTCCCTGCGAGAGTTCTTCATCGGCAACCGTTACCATAACTACATCACCGGTAACCAGTACCAACAACCCGACCTGTCCTGAATGTCGCACCGACTTCACAAGTCAGGAGGATCTAGAAACTCATCTCATAACGCATTATCTATCCTCGACTACTGAATACGGCTGTACAAGTTGTCTGAAACTGTTCTCAAAACCTGACGAACTTCAAAAACATCTAATGGACATTCACGCCCATCATCTATACAGGTGTTCGTTGTGCAAAGAGATTTTCGATTCTAAAGTAAACGTTCAAGTTCATTTCGCTATCAAACACAGTAATGAATGTAAGCTGTATAAGTGTACACTTTGCAGCACGATATTCCGTTCAGAAATGGAATGGCAACTTCACGTGAAAGTTCAACATTTACACATATCTAAACCGTACAGATGTCTGTTTTGTAAAGATAGTTTTAGCACCGAAATGGAATTACAAGTACATTTAACGGCTCATAAAAAACAATACCAGTGTCCACTGTGTTCAGAGGCGTTCCACGTGGAATATCAATTAGATAAACACATGCATAGTAAACATAGTCAGGACACAAATCACGATTTCAAACATCAAACATCATTCGAATCCGATATCGGCAACAATAGATCTCATATTTCTCCTCCAAGAGATCGAGAAGATGACAAGTTTAATTGTACAGTTTGCGACGCTAAATTCGCCGACGAAACGACGATGTTGACGCACCTGAGTCAATCTCACAGCGTACTCGAGATTAACAACTCATCAGTTACAGTTCATTCTCCAACACACAGCGAAACTACCAAATCATTAGACCTTACGCTTCCTGATAAATTCAGTAACGCTTGCGTTTAttgtaatcaaactttcaaaacGAAAGGCGAACTAGAGAAACACATGAAAGTACACGCGACCCCGAGCAGtttaaaatgtaatatttgcgACGAAGTTTTCCCTAGTAGTAACATTTTAGCCGAACATAAACTCATACACTGTAAAGTCGTGCAAGGAAACGTTTGCGTAATTTGTAAATTTACTTTAAAAAATGAAAGTCAGTTTTATTTCCATTCGGAACAACACGGTTTACAGGGAACTAACATGCAATGCGTTATCTGCAGACAGACGCTGATGTCGTCTGTCGAGCTGAACATGCACGCTAAATTTCACTTCCAAAACTCGCATAGTTTTTTCACGTGTTGCGTCTGTTTGAAGACTTTCAGTACGAAAGAAAATTTGGTGGCGAAATTAAATTCAAGCGGTCGGGCTTATTACGTGTGCAAACCGTGTTACCACGGACACGACGAGGAATATCAGTGCACACAATGTAACAAATCGTTCGGTACCAAAACGGAACTGGACGTACAT ATTAAAATACATAAGAAAACTTATCAGTGCATAAAGTGTCAGGAAGCTTTCAATACTGAATACGAGATACAGATGCACGTAGCGACCCACATGATCCAGGAGGGAAATGTGCACGAATGTCACATCTGCGACCAAATATTCGAATCGCCCGCGAAACTTCAATGTCATCTAATTGAACACACGTTCGAGGGATTGAAAGAATTCCGTTGTTATGTTTGTCATACTGTATTCACGCAGCCGACTGCGATTCAATCACACGTTTTAGAACACGGAATCAGCGCTCGGAAATATTCCTGTATTCAATGTAATCAGAGATTCTTCTTTAGCGCCGAGTTGCAAAATCATCTTTTCATTCACGGAATCAAAGTCGAACGCGGGGCTGCCGGTTCAGCGGCTGAAATTCAATGTCCCGATTGTGAGAAAGTCTTCCCGAACGTCACCGAACTGAACGTGCATCATAAAACTCACAACGATAAGAGAATAAAGTGCCCTATGTGTCCGCAATCTTACATCGGTATACTCGATTTACAGCAACATTTTATGAAGAATCACGGAGACGCCGCCGTGATGGAGAAATGTTATTTACAATGTCCAGTTTGTGATAAAGAAACGAATAGTTTTAGTTCGCTTTATAGCCATATGAAAGTACATGGAACAG GAAAAGAAAATCGTAATTCCCCgatgaaatttccaattaataAACAGTTTAATTGTTCGGTGTGTTTGAAGTCGTTTGTAAAGAAGAGTCAAATGAAGGAGCACATGTCTAGTCATTTTAATCAG CAGTTCCGATGTGACGTTTGCGACGAAACATTTCCACAACTTCGATTATTGAATCATCACCACTGCACAATTCATAAAGACAATGATAAAATCATCGGTGAAAATAATAACTCTCCTTCAATCG GTAACGAATCAATGAGTGATGGCGACCAACAagcagaaataaacaatagaACTAATAGTGATCTACAGTGTCCTGAACAACTGAACGAAACGTTTCGAATTAAAACCGAACTAATAGAATACAATGAACATTTAGTTCAAGCCGCTTCTTGA